A part of Xenopus tropicalis strain Nigerian chromosome 4, UCB_Xtro_10.0, whole genome shotgun sequence genomic DNA contains:
- the mc1r gene encoding melanocyte-stimulating hormone receptor: MLHSTVNSTNATINVGTELKPTNTSDTVMDVPEELFLFLCVFSLLENILVVIAIFRNHNLHSPMYYFICCLAASDMLVSSSNLGETLIIFMLKQGIIKSEPLLVKKMDYIFDTMICCSLVTSLSFLGAIAIDRYITIFYALRYHSIMTLRRVVIAIGVIWSVSLVCAAIFIVYHESRAVILCLIVFFLFMLALMVALYIHMFALARQHARSISALQKGKSRRITPHQARANMKGAITLTLLLGVFFLCWGPLFLHLTLFVSCPGHHICNSYFYYFNIYLLLVICNSVIDPLIYAFRSQELRKTLKEIVWCSW; encoded by the coding sequence ATGCTTCACTCAACAGTCAACTCCACCAATGCCACCATCAATGTTGGGACTGAACTTAAGCCAACCAACACATCCGACACTGTTATGGACGTTCCAGAAGAGCTCTTTCTGTTCCTGTGTGTGTTCAGTTTGCTAGAAAACATACTTGTGGTCATTGCCATTTTTAGGAACCACAACCTGCACTCTCCCATGTATTATTTCATCTGCTGCCTGGCTGCATCTGATATGCTTGTAAGTTCTAGCAACCTAGGTGAGACCCTCATCATTTTTATGCTTAAGCAAGGGATTATAAAATCTGAGCCACTGCTTGTCAAAAAAATGGATTATATATTTGATACAATGATCTGCTGCTCTTTAGTAACCTCTCTCTCCTTTCTTGGGGCCATTGCAATTGACCGATACATCACCATCTTCTATGCCTTGCGCTATCACAGCATTATGACACTGCGCAGAGTAGTTATTGCCATAGGCGTGATCTGGTCGGTCAGTTTAGTTTGTGCGGCCATATTCATTGTCTATCATGAGAGTCGTGCTGTCATCTTATGTCTTATTGTATTTTTTCTCTTCATGTTGGCCTTGATGGTGGCTTTATATATCCACATGTTTGCTCTGGCTCGCCAGCACGCACGTAGCATCTCTGCCCTGCAGAAGGGGAAGAGTAGGAGAATTACCCCACATCAAGCTAGGGCAAACATGAAAGGAGCCATAACACTAACATTGTTGCTTGGCGTCTTTTTTCTTTGTTGGGGGCCTCTGTTCCTCCACCTCACTTTGTTTGTGTCCTGCCCCGGTCATCATATTTGCAATAGCTATTTTTACTATTTCAACATCTACCTCCTTCTTGTCATCTGCAATTCTGTTATTGACCCCTTAATCTACGCCTTCAGGAGTCAGGAGCTAAGGAAGACCCTCAAGGAAATTGTCTGGTGCTCTTGGTGA